GGAGCAGGGGCAATATCCTGTTATATATATAAGTTTTAGGAACATGGAAGAGGTTAGTTGGGAAAATTCTCATATTGCAATTAGACAATTAATAAGTAATATATATGATGAATTTAAATTCATAAGAGAAGAAATGGATGAAAGAGAATTATTTTATTTTGATAATGTCTGGTTTAATAAAAATATAGCAGATTGGAAAGGCTCATTGAAAGCATTGACAAAATATTTGTATGAATATTATGGGGAAAAAGCTGTTGTGCTGATAGATGAATATGATACGCCGATAATTCAGGCTTATCAGGAGGGATATTATAAACAGGCAATTTCTTTTTTTAAGAAGTTTTATGGAGATGCAATGAAAGATAATGAATATTTGCAGTTTGGAATTATGACTGGAATATTAAGAATTGCAAAAGAAGGAATTTTTTCAGGATTAAATAATTTGAAGGTAAACAATATCTTTAGCGAAAAATATTCAGAGTATTATGGACTTACTGAAAATGAAGTTGTTGAAGCTGTGAAATATTATGGGCTGGAATACGAGATGGAAGATGTAAGGGAGTGGTATGACGGTTATCAGTTTGGAGAAACTGAAATTTATAATCCTTGGTCGATTATTAACTTTTTGGATGAAAAAAAATTACGTCCCTATTGGATAGGCGTTTCAGGAAATAAGACAATATATGATTTATTAGGAAAAGCAGATAAAAAAGTAATAGAAGATCTAGAAAAACTTTTTGTGGGAAAAACAGTTTATAAGGCAATAAATGAGTATATGGAATATGTATTTAATGCAAGTGATATATGGGAATTATTTTTGTACAGCGGATATTTGACAACTGATGGCGAGAAAAAGGGGGAACTCTATCCATTAAGGCTTCCAAATAAAGAAATACAAACTTTTTTTAGAAAAATTTTTATAGATAGATTTGTTGGAAATTATACACAGTTTTCAAATATTGTAGAGAATTTAAAAAATGGAAAAATAGAAGAGTTTGCAAAAGGGCTTCAAGACGAGATACTTTCCTCACTTAGTTATTTTGACACGGAAAAAGATGAAAAGTATTACAAAATATTTTTAATTGGAATATTTATAATACTTGCAAATGACTATATTAGACTATCAGAAAGAGAAAGTGGCTATGGAAGGGCAGATTTAGTTTTAGAACCAAAAAACAAAATAAATCCAGCGTATATATTTGAATTTAAAGCTGTAAATAACGAGAATGAGCTGGAAAATTATGCAAAAACTGGGTTTGAACAGATAAAAGAGAAAGAGTACGATGTGGAATTAAGAAA
This is a stretch of genomic DNA from Leptotrichia hofstadii. It encodes these proteins:
- a CDS encoding AAA family ATPase, which produces MAEKKTRNRKPLPIGVSDFKEIVENNYYYIDKTKLIEDILHYRAKVNLFTRPRRFGKTLNMSMIKYFFDIENKEENRKLFEELSISESEHMQEQGQYPVIYISFRNMEEVSWENSHIAIRQLISNIYDEFKFIREEMDERELFYFDNVWFNKNIADWKGSLKALTKYLYEYYGEKAVVLIDEYDTPIIQAYQEGYYKQAISFFKKFYGDAMKDNEYLQFGIMTGILRIAKEGIFSGLNNLKVNNIFSEKYSEYYGLTENEVVEAVKYYGLEYEMEDVREWYDGYQFGETEIYNPWSIINFLDEKKLRPYWIGVSGNKTIYDLLGKADKKVIEDLEKLFVGKTVYKAINEYMEYVFNASDIWELFLYSGYLTTDGEKKGELYPLRLPNKEIQTFFRKIFIDRFVGNYTQFSNIVENLKNGKIEEFAKGLQDEILSSLSYFDTEKDEKYYKIFLIGIFIILANDYIRLSERESGYGRADLVLEPKNKINPAYIFEFKAVNNENELENYAKTGFEQIKEKEYDVELRNRGTGRIVCVGLAFYRKKIKMKYEIMEK